Proteins encoded by one window of Cuniculiplasma divulgatum:
- a CDS encoding DUF3311 domain-containing protein yields MLVIPYVFMTVGFTIYDRVQPEIGGWPFFYWYQLMWIFIAAIFTFSVYTIETREHKARGAA; encoded by the coding sequence ATGCTGGTGATCCCATATGTTTTCATGACTGTGGGTTTCACTATATATGATAGGGTTCAGCCTGAAATTGGTGGATGGCCATTTTTCTACTGGTATCAACTGATGTGGATTTTTATAGCGGCCATATTCACTTTCTCGGTCTATACAATCGAAACTCGTGAGCACAAAGCAAGAGGTGCTGCCTAA
- a CDS encoding sodium:solute symporter family protein → MAYFNTIDYVLFFVMVAVVLFAGFMAYFWRKPKTMSDMSEWGLGGSKFGTIVIWFLLGGDLYTAYTLIAVPGVASDSGALAMFAITYGIMIYPIVYATMPRLYSVSKKRGYITSSDFVKDRFNSRMLAMLIGLTGVVAELPYIALQIVSIKAVLTVMSLPVTYTLIIAYVLVGLFTFLSGLRGPALTAILKDAIIWVVVLTVIIYVPYRLGGFGNIFHQASILFGTKTVANPHPNANAPLFESPTLALGYTTLALGSALALFLYPHGVTGTLASKDVKTIKRNSSLLPLYNVLLLIVAVMGIAAVVANNGVFSSANSSFAIPDLIKDMFPSLFTSFAYAAIVIGSVVPASIMAIASANLLTRNVYLEYINPKASSRTQAWLSRVLVLVVIIASIAFSIVPAASANIVYLQTFGGAFILQTLPAVYIALYTRRFNKWSIGLGWIVGLSTTLYLLFSLNFAGSLYKTFDYMYVGIAALLLNLLTVFVVQFIFRLLGKEKDEGIIENSELVPDY, encoded by the coding sequence ATGGCGTACTTCAATACTATTGATTATGTTTTGTTCTTTGTGATGGTTGCTGTAGTGCTCTTTGCAGGATTCATGGCATATTTTTGGAGAAAGCCAAAAACAATGTCAGATATGAGTGAGTGGGGTCTAGGAGGAAGCAAGTTTGGAACCATTGTAATATGGTTCCTCCTAGGTGGTGATCTTTACACTGCCTATACATTGATAGCTGTTCCTGGAGTCGCATCTGACAGTGGTGCACTTGCAATGTTTGCAATTACATATGGTATAATGATATACCCAATAGTATATGCTACAATGCCAAGGCTCTACTCTGTATCCAAAAAGAGAGGTTATATAACTTCATCCGACTTCGTCAAGGATAGATTCAACTCCCGAATGCTTGCAATGTTGATCGGTCTAACAGGTGTGGTCGCTGAACTTCCATATATAGCACTTCAAATTGTGAGTATAAAAGCAGTTCTTACTGTAATGAGTCTGCCTGTTACCTACACTTTAATTATAGCCTACGTCCTTGTTGGACTGTTCACTTTCCTAAGTGGTTTAAGGGGGCCAGCACTTACTGCAATTCTGAAGGATGCAATCATATGGGTCGTGGTTCTAACGGTAATAATCTATGTTCCTTACAGGCTTGGAGGCTTTGGAAACATTTTCCATCAGGCTTCCATCTTATTCGGGACAAAAACTGTAGCAAACCCACACCCAAATGCTAATGCACCTCTCTTTGAAAGTCCTACCCTGGCTCTGGGATATACAACTCTTGCATTAGGATCTGCACTGGCTTTATTCCTGTATCCTCACGGAGTCACCGGAACTCTCGCATCAAAGGATGTAAAAACCATAAAAAGGAACTCTTCTCTTTTACCACTTTATAATGTGCTTTTATTGATTGTTGCTGTAATGGGAATAGCTGCAGTTGTTGCAAACAATGGCGTATTCTCATCGGCTAACTCATCTTTTGCCATACCAGACCTCATAAAAGACATGTTTCCATCACTATTTACATCATTTGCATACGCAGCAATTGTCATTGGAAGTGTGGTACCAGCATCTATAATGGCCATAGCTTCGGCAAACCTGCTCACAAGGAATGTGTATCTTGAATATATAAATCCTAAAGCATCTTCCAGAACTCAGGCATGGCTCTCGAGAGTTCTTGTACTTGTTGTAATCATTGCATCAATAGCATTCTCCATAGTCCCTGCTGCCTCAGCGAACATCGTTTACCTGCAAACCTTTGGTGGAGCATTCATCCTTCAAACACTGCCAGCAGTTTATATCGCCCTATATACAAGGAGATTTAACAAATGGTCTATTGGTCTGGGATGGATAGTTGGTCTATCCACAACTCTTTACCTGCTATTCTCCCTGAATTTTGCAGGGTCTCTGTACAAAACATTTGACTACATGTATGTTGGAATAGCTGCACTCTTACTGAATCTGCTTACGGTTTTTGTTGTCCAGTTCATTTTCAGGCTTCTGGGCAAAGAAAAGGACGAGGGAATCATTGAAAATTCAGAATTAGTTCCAGACTACTAA
- a CDS encoding M13 family metallopeptidase, with protein MKTEDLFERIKPISDDERPEKPVFSTSFLDKSVDPIDDFFTYSCGKWVDTHPIPEDKFMWGATWELIEWNRFILGKILEECAKKSCHEDKALEAQLGKYYISAMDLKLINSLRFKPLEEILYKINEMKDKEDIPEIIAFLHRSGIRALFRLEVDNDEKQSNKYAVYLNQGGLALPNRDYYLEDNFKQIRIEYKAHLKKMFELNGVEKEKAEKISETVMNIETEMARASRRPVELRDPERNYNRVEMKDADKIFGNINMRRYLRDTELDKMDYLIVGQPEFFKGLSLLKEQYSLEEWKEYLTWKVLHFAAPYLHEEVEKEDFDFFRKKLLGQNEMEKRWKKVVFIVDETMGEALGKLYVDREFGEESRKRMHDMVEDLREVFVERIKSLPWMGEQTKEKALEKFSKFRAKIGYPSKFIDYSSIKITNDDFLGNVLRCNQFEFNRKTSRAGKDVDRELWGMTPPTVNAYFSPTDNEIVFPAGILQPPFFDPDMDDAVNYGATGGTIAHEISHGFDDEGRKFDLDGNLKEWWSEDDDRAFMDRAKEVVDIYSSLEVLPGLKVNGELTLGENIADLGGVSIAFEALQRRLSKNPEMRKNIDGLTPEQRFFLGWAQSWRESVKEDALRYQISNDPHSPAKIRAEIPAKVHEDFENVFSNLSSKKNSRFRKIKIW; from the coding sequence GTGAAAACCGAAGACCTTTTTGAAAGAATAAAACCCATAAGCGATGATGAAAGACCTGAAAAACCAGTCTTCTCCACTTCATTTTTAGATAAGAGCGTGGATCCCATAGATGATTTTTTTACATATTCCTGTGGAAAGTGGGTTGATACCCATCCCATACCTGAAGATAAATTTATGTGGGGGGCAACCTGGGAACTTATAGAGTGGAACAGATTTATACTTGGTAAGATACTTGAAGAATGCGCCAAAAAAAGTTGCCATGAAGATAAGGCCCTTGAAGCGCAGCTGGGGAAATATTATATTTCAGCCATGGATTTGAAATTAATAAATAGTTTGAGATTTAAACCACTGGAAGAAATACTATATAAAATAAATGAAATGAAAGATAAGGAGGATATTCCAGAAATAATAGCCTTTTTACACAGATCAGGAATAAGAGCGCTTTTTAGATTGGAAGTGGATAATGACGAGAAGCAGAGCAACAAATACGCAGTGTATCTTAATCAGGGAGGATTGGCACTTCCCAACAGGGATTATTATCTTGAAGATAATTTTAAACAAATAAGAATTGAGTACAAAGCACATTTAAAAAAAATGTTTGAACTTAACGGGGTTGAAAAAGAAAAGGCAGAAAAAATATCAGAAACTGTAATGAATATAGAAACAGAAATGGCAAGGGCAAGCAGAAGACCTGTTGAACTGAGGGATCCTGAAAGGAATTACAACAGGGTAGAAATGAAAGATGCTGACAAAATTTTCGGTAATATCAACATGCGAAGATATTTACGGGATACTGAACTTGATAAAATGGATTACTTGATAGTAGGGCAACCTGAATTTTTCAAAGGACTTTCATTGCTGAAAGAACAATATTCTCTGGAAGAATGGAAAGAATATCTTACGTGGAAAGTTCTTCATTTTGCCGCTCCATACCTTCATGAAGAGGTAGAAAAAGAGGATTTTGACTTTTTCCGCAAGAAACTTCTAGGACAGAATGAGATGGAGAAGAGATGGAAGAAGGTTGTTTTCATAGTAGACGAAACAATGGGTGAAGCCCTCGGGAAACTCTATGTGGACAGAGAATTTGGAGAAGAATCCAGAAAAAGAATGCACGATATGGTAGAGGACCTAAGGGAAGTATTTGTTGAAAGGATTAAGAGTCTTCCCTGGATGGGAGAACAAACAAAGGAGAAAGCCCTGGAAAAATTTAGTAAATTCAGAGCTAAAATAGGTTACCCTTCTAAATTCATTGATTACTCTTCAATAAAAATAACAAACGATGACTTTTTAGGAAATGTTTTGAGATGCAACCAGTTTGAATTCAACAGAAAAACATCAAGGGCTGGAAAGGATGTGGATCGGGAACTTTGGGGGATGACACCACCAACAGTAAACGCCTATTTCTCACCAACGGACAATGAGATAGTATTTCCGGCAGGTATTCTCCAGCCACCCTTCTTCGATCCAGATATGGATGACGCCGTTAATTATGGAGCTACTGGAGGTACAATTGCTCACGAGATTTCCCATGGTTTTGACGATGAGGGTAGAAAGTTTGATCTTGATGGAAACCTGAAGGAATGGTGGTCAGAAGACGATGACAGGGCATTCATGGATAGGGCAAAGGAAGTCGTCGACATTTACAGCAGTTTGGAGGTGTTACCAGGTCTGAAGGTTAATGGAGAACTTACGCTTGGTGAGAATATTGCAGATCTTGGAGGAGTAAGTATTGCGTTCGAAGCACTCCAGAGAAGATTGAGTAAAAACCCTGAAATGAGAAAGAACATAGATGGACTGACCCCTGAGCAGAGATTCTTTCTTGGATGGGCTCAGAGCTGGAGAGAATCTGTAAAGGAAGATGCATTGAGATATCAAATATCAAATGATCCTCACTCGCCTGCAAAGATAAGAGCGGAAATTCCAGCGAAGGTTCATGAGGATTTTGAGAACGTGTTCAGTAATCTAAGTTCAAAGAAAAACTCAAGATTCAGGAAGATTAAGATCTGGTAA
- the mtnA gene encoding S-methyl-5-thioribose-1-phosphate isomerase, translating to MKINVDGEERKFRSVWFEKDEVVLIEQRNLPEKIEFYRAKNSDDIAYAIKHMVVRGAPAIGVTAAYGLALAKIKGENMEEAVEKIRKTRPTAYDLFKAIDFMKSNGFDIHAAERYSQEVSGRCKKIGEYGNVLIADGSKILTHCNAGALAVVDWGTALAPMRYAKESGKNIFVFVDETRPRLQGAKLTAWELEQEGIDHAIIADNAAGYFMKKGDVNLAIVGADRICANGDFANKIGTYEKAVLAKENGIPFYVAAPGTTFDFNLKTGDEIPIEERDQEEVLVVNGKKIGPENSKARNPAFDVTPNRYVSGYITEYGIFRPDQLGDLKRKVQSDLFMRTTTPTA from the coding sequence ATGAAGATTAACGTTGATGGTGAAGAGAGAAAATTCAGGTCAGTCTGGTTTGAGAAAGATGAAGTTGTACTGATAGAGCAGAGGAACCTTCCTGAAAAGATCGAATTTTACAGGGCTAAAAATTCAGATGATATTGCATATGCAATTAAACACATGGTTGTAAGGGGTGCCCCGGCTATTGGTGTTACTGCTGCCTATGGTCTCGCCCTTGCAAAGATCAAGGGAGAAAATATGGAAGAGGCAGTTGAAAAGATAAGAAAGACGAGACCAACTGCTTATGACCTGTTCAAGGCCATAGATTTCATGAAGAGCAATGGATTTGATATTCACGCAGCTGAGAGATACAGTCAAGAGGTAAGTGGAAGGTGCAAGAAGATAGGAGAATATGGTAACGTATTGATAGCAGATGGGTCAAAGATTCTAACACACTGCAACGCAGGAGCCCTTGCAGTTGTAGACTGGGGGACTGCCCTTGCTCCTATGAGATACGCAAAGGAAAGTGGCAAAAACATATTCGTTTTTGTAGATGAAACAAGACCAAGGCTTCAGGGGGCAAAGCTGACCGCATGGGAACTGGAGCAGGAAGGAATCGATCATGCCATAATTGCAGACAATGCAGCTGGATATTTCATGAAGAAGGGCGATGTGAATCTGGCAATTGTTGGTGCGGACAGGATCTGTGCAAACGGGGATTTTGCAAACAAGATAGGCACCTATGAGAAAGCAGTTCTTGCAAAGGAGAATGGTATTCCATTTTACGTTGCAGCACCAGGGACAACATTCGACTTCAATCTAAAAACTGGGGATGAAATTCCCATAGAGGAGAGAGATCAGGAAGAGGTGCTTGTTGTAAATGGTAAAAAAATTGGACCGGAAAACAGCAAGGCAAGGAATCCCGCCTTTGATGTAACGCCTAACAGGTATGTCTCAGGATATATTACTGAATACGGAATTTTTAGACCTGACCAGCTTGGAGACTTAAAAAGGAAAGTACAGAGTGATCTTTTCATGAGAACTACCACTCCAACAGCTTAA
- a CDS encoding alpha,alpha-trehalose-phosphate synthase (UDP-forming) produces MSVIMVTSRGPYSYEKKNNRIIKQENVGGVATGLKKIIERDRGTWICWGDGNADHLYQDENNGLYRIKRILLNPREKKGFYDDYSNSTLWPLFHYFREKIEHDSIAYGYYRHVNRKFAEVIKDTASSEDVIWVHDYQLSLVPKYLRDMGVKNKLLFTWHIPWVSSEFYTILPEREDIVKSISMCNSITFHTQKYRTNFRHSYERVVGYDKELERRTFTFPLGIDYQSFSHEQIESGKRPFEDKKIIFSIDRLDYTKGLVERVNAIEMFIKKYPEFKEKFVYLMMVTPSRIGVEEYEKLKEKLEMNVGRINGLYGNLNWVPIVYMYRKINSDILKTYYSWGDIALITPMKDGLNLVSMEYVAVSKKGVLILSEFAGISEYLRGAIKTNPNSDDDVSEKIAMAMRMPDSEILRRLRSMKDFLRKHDDKWWANRILGTLVKN; encoded by the coding sequence GTGTCCGTGATAATGGTTACAAGCAGGGGTCCCTATTCCTATGAGAAAAAAAATAACCGCATAATTAAGCAGGAAAATGTAGGGGGTGTAGCCACAGGACTGAAGAAAATTATAGAGAGAGATAGGGGAACCTGGATATGCTGGGGTGATGGAAACGCTGACCATCTGTATCAGGATGAAAATAATGGTCTCTATCGAATTAAAAGAATACTGCTAAATCCCAGAGAAAAAAAAGGATTTTATGATGACTATTCAAACAGTACACTCTGGCCACTGTTTCACTATTTCAGGGAAAAGATAGAACACGATTCAATTGCTTACGGTTATTACAGACATGTAAATAGAAAGTTTGCAGAGGTTATCAAAGATACTGCTTCTTCTGAAGATGTAATATGGGTTCACGATTATCAGCTATCACTTGTACCGAAGTACCTGAGAGATATGGGTGTGAAGAATAAACTTCTCTTTACATGGCATATCCCCTGGGTCTCAAGTGAATTCTACACCATCCTCCCTGAAAGGGAAGATATAGTTAAAAGCATATCAATGTGCAATAGCATCACTTTTCATACGCAAAAATACAGAACAAATTTCAGACATTCCTACGAAAGAGTGGTGGGTTATGACAAAGAACTTGAAAGAAGAACGTTTACCTTTCCACTTGGAATAGATTATCAATCATTTTCTCATGAACAGATTGAATCTGGTAAGAGACCTTTTGAAGATAAAAAGATTATATTCTCCATAGACCGGCTTGATTATACAAAGGGACTCGTAGAAAGGGTCAATGCCATTGAGATGTTTATAAAGAAATATCCTGAATTCAAGGAAAAATTTGTTTATCTTATGATGGTAACGCCAAGCAGGATTGGTGTGGAAGAATATGAAAAGCTAAAGGAAAAACTTGAAATGAATGTAGGAAGAATAAACGGTCTTTATGGAAACCTTAACTGGGTTCCAATTGTTTACATGTATAGAAAGATAAATTCGGACATTCTTAAAACCTATTATAGCTGGGGTGATATAGCATTAATAACACCTATGAAGGATGGGCTGAACCTGGTCTCAATGGAGTACGTGGCAGTTTCAAAGAAAGGAGTTCTAATCCTTTCTGAGTTTGCTGGTATTTCGGAATATCTAAGAGGGGCAATAAAGACAAATCCCAACTCAGATGATGATGTATCAGAAAAGATTGCTATGGCCATGAGAATGCCAGATAGTGAAATTCTTAGAAGATTGCGAAGCATGAAAGATTTTTTGAGAAAACATGATGATAAATGGTGGGCCAACAGGATTCTTGGAACGCTGGTGAAAAACTGA
- a CDS encoding DNA-directed RNA polymerase subunit H: MSKFNVLHHELVPEHYLVEEKDEAAILKKLHTEKGMLPHINVTDPAIKALMEIHGDIGPNRIIKIVRKNPNVGITEYYRVTTSEVLK, translated from the coding sequence ATGAGTAAATTTAACGTGTTGCACCACGAATTGGTCCCAGAACATTATTTGGTAGAGGAAAAGGATGAGGCTGCTATTTTAAAGAAGCTACATACAGAGAAAGGAATGTTGCCCCATATTAACGTCACAGACCCTGCTATTAAAGCACTAATGGAGATTCATGGGGATATTGGACCTAATAGAATAATTAAGATTGTTAGAAAGAACCCTAATGTAGGAATTACAGAATACTACAGGGTCACAACCAGTGAGGTTTTAAAATGA
- the otsB gene encoding trehalose-phosphatase yields MITEDIEKYLTGIEKGSQIFLDYDGTLVPIIMDPELCFADNELREILKEIDRLYELYIISGRTLEDLKKFINLNLNYVYLHGMFADLKGKTIEFVENSSKYFDTFRKLENEVRFPDGSGVRTYRKPYGFVIHLGLVPDSLKPEYIKQAEILGKEYGLEIYYGINLIELKVPGVNKGRAIRALRNDRKCLIAGDEATDEYGFVECPECLTIHIGNGKTAAILSVRNIDEFRKILKALIQKPDIS; encoded by the coding sequence TTGATTACAGAAGACATTGAAAAGTACCTTACGGGAATTGAAAAAGGCTCACAGATATTTCTGGATTATGATGGTACTCTTGTTCCCATAATCATGGATCCAGAACTCTGCTTTGCGGATAACGAATTAAGAGAAATCCTTAAAGAAATAGATAGGCTGTATGAGCTTTATATAATTTCAGGTAGAACCCTTGAAGATCTAAAGAAATTCATAAATCTGAACCTTAACTATGTTTATCTTCATGGAATGTTCGCAGATCTTAAGGGAAAAACCATCGAGTTTGTTGAAAATTCTTCAAAATATTTTGATACTTTCAGGAAACTTGAGAATGAAGTTCGCTTCCCAGATGGAAGTGGTGTGAGAACATACAGGAAGCCATATGGGTTCGTGATTCACCTTGGACTGGTGCCAGATAGCCTAAAACCTGAATATATAAAACAGGCAGAAATCCTTGGAAAGGAGTATGGGCTGGAGATATATTATGGGATAAACCTAATAGAACTTAAGGTACCCGGAGTGAATAAGGGAAGGGCAATAAGAGCCCTGCGGAATGATAGAAAGTGCCTGATTGCCGGTGATGAAGCTACTGATGAATATGGCTTTGTGGAATGTCCGGAATGCCTTACCATACATATAGGCAATGGAAAAACTGCTGCAATATTATCTGTGAGAAATATAGATGAATTTAGGAAAATACTTAAGGCACTTATTCAGAAACCGGATATATCGTAA
- a CDS encoding DNA-directed RNA polymerase subunit B has protein sequence MKEIVESFFKNESIVNHQIDSMNAFVATPDNPDSLMQKIVDETKLSDDDEPGVITLDKTKTAGKEIKIYFGRQKERGRFVGDTTIRVDMPEIKEASGAINQITPQEARIRDLNYTAPISLKLRVSEDGIEREPETIKIGEMPVMVRTKVCTLYGSNLDRYIEKTNGEKNNAPINGTRKQKLQYVGEDPTDSGGYFIIGGSERVIVSLEDLAPNKILVEKEEKYETQVEIAKVFSQAGGYRAMTALEKSRDGDINVSIPSVPGSIPLVILMKALGMEKDNEIHDAIFSISGMNPIIYYNLEAARDPKIHPPNGVVFTEDAINYLEKRFAAGQAKDFREKKISQIIDKSLLPHLGDKIEDRFKKALYLGRMARSLLELNLGIRKEDDKDHLSNKRVKLAGDLMDELFRNAFQSVVKDLKYQLEKTYNRKKGLRIKPAIRQDLLTQKILHAMSTGNWIGGKTGVSQLLDRVSNVSTLSHLRRIISPLTRSQPHFEARDLHPTQWGRICPNETPEGQNCGLVKNGALLMNISEGAEPLDIVEFLNANGIREPTKEEGSMGRVYINGDLVGYHEDPIGLTNTIRKTRRKGELSSEVNVRYDDSTNEVIINCDRGRIRRPLIVVEDGKPNISRETLEKLRLGDMELKDLTSIGAIEWIDAEEEENLYISLYAYDFPERCPRCDTLLYRGIVEWVNQGESKIKLMCQKCGKEFDGKTLLSKEHTHLEIDPSMILGVTASMIPYPEHNSSPRVTMASAMTKQSIGLSATNFRTRTDTRGHFMHYPQIPMVKTQVMDYVHYDKRPAGQNFVVAIVSYQGYNIQDAIVFNKSAVERGLGRSNFFRTYTAEERRYPGGQEDRFEIPTHDVMGARMENFYMNLDQDGIINPEAYVEGSDVLVGKTSPPRFLEEGNERLGPQKRRESSITMRPNENGYVDNVILTVSESNSKIVKIKVRSDRIPELGDKFASRHGQKGVIGALIAQEDMPFTESGIIPDILINPHAIPSRMTIGHILEMIGGKVASMRGSTVDGTIFKGEPEQSLREELLKYGLTYDCTETMYDGITGKRLEAQIFTGVIYYQKLHHMVAGKFHARSRGPVQILTRQPTEGRSRQGGLRFGEMERDTLIAHGAAMVIKDRLLDQSDGTILYVCGNQSCGHIAIMDRRKGTLRCPVCGNTGNIHPVETSYAFKLMRDELMSMGVMMRLILGDLK, from the coding sequence ATGAAAGAAATTGTTGAATCGTTTTTTAAGAATGAAAGTATTGTAAATCACCAGATTGACTCAATGAATGCATTTGTTGCAACCCCAGATAATCCAGACAGTTTAATGCAGAAAATAGTGGACGAAACTAAGCTGTCAGATGATGATGAACCTGGAGTTATTACACTCGACAAGACAAAAACAGCAGGAAAAGAAATAAAAATATACTTTGGAAGACAGAAGGAGAGAGGCAGGTTCGTAGGAGATACAACCATAAGGGTTGATATGCCAGAAATTAAGGAAGCATCTGGTGCAATAAATCAAATAACGCCCCAGGAAGCAAGGATAAGAGATTTAAATTATACTGCACCTATTAGTCTTAAACTCAGGGTATCCGAAGACGGCATAGAAAGAGAACCCGAAACCATTAAGATCGGCGAAATGCCAGTGATGGTTAGAACTAAAGTATGCACACTGTACGGATCAAATCTAGACAGGTACATTGAAAAAACAAATGGGGAGAAAAATAATGCCCCAATCAATGGAACCAGAAAACAGAAATTACAGTATGTGGGTGAAGATCCAACTGATTCAGGGGGATATTTTATTATAGGCGGAAGTGAAAGAGTCATTGTATCACTGGAGGATCTTGCACCAAATAAGATTCTCGTTGAAAAGGAAGAGAAGTATGAAACACAGGTTGAGATTGCCAAGGTATTCTCTCAGGCTGGAGGATACAGAGCCATGACTGCTCTGGAAAAGAGTAGAGACGGTGATATCAATGTTTCTATACCAAGCGTACCTGGTTCAATACCTCTTGTTATTCTGATGAAGGCTCTGGGTATGGAAAAGGATAACGAAATTCATGATGCAATATTTTCAATAAGTGGAATGAACCCAATTATTTATTATAATCTTGAAGCCGCCAGAGACCCAAAGATTCACCCACCAAATGGTGTTGTTTTTACAGAAGATGCTATTAACTATTTGGAAAAGAGATTTGCTGCAGGTCAGGCAAAAGACTTCAGGGAGAAGAAAATTTCACAGATTATAGACAAATCACTCCTCCCACATCTTGGTGACAAGATTGAGGATAGATTCAAAAAAGCGCTTTACCTAGGTAGAATGGCAAGATCATTGCTAGAACTTAATCTTGGAATTAGGAAAGAGGATGACAAGGATCATTTATCAAACAAGAGGGTAAAACTGGCAGGGGACCTTATGGACGAACTTTTCAGAAACGCTTTTCAGTCCGTTGTTAAAGATTTGAAATATCAGCTTGAAAAGACATATAACAGAAAGAAAGGTTTGAGAATCAAACCAGCCATAAGGCAGGATCTTTTAACACAAAAAATACTCCACGCCATGTCTACAGGAAACTGGATAGGTGGAAAAACCGGTGTATCCCAGCTTTTAGATCGTGTTTCAAATGTTAGCACGCTGAGTCATCTGAGAAGGATTATTTCTCCATTAACGAGATCACAGCCACATTTTGAAGCAAGAGATCTTCACCCAACTCAATGGGGTAGAATATGTCCTAACGAAACACCTGAAGGACAGAATTGTGGTCTGGTGAAAAATGGTGCCCTTTTGATGAATATATCAGAAGGAGCAGAACCCCTTGACATAGTGGAATTCCTGAATGCTAACGGAATCAGGGAACCAACAAAGGAAGAAGGAAGCATGGGGAGAGTATATATCAACGGCGATCTGGTTGGGTACCATGAAGATCCAATTGGACTAACAAATACCATCAGGAAGACCAGAAGAAAGGGGGAACTATCATCAGAGGTTAATGTAAGATATGATGATTCTACAAACGAGGTAATTATAAACTGTGATAGGGGAAGAATTAGAAGGCCATTAATTGTAGTTGAAGATGGTAAACCGAACATATCAAGAGAAACTCTTGAAAAGTTAAGATTGGGTGATATGGAACTAAAGGACCTTACATCCATAGGGGCTATTGAATGGATTGATGCTGAAGAGGAAGAAAATCTTTATATTTCATTATATGCCTATGACTTCCCGGAAAGATGTCCAAGATGCGACACTCTTCTTTACAGAGGTATTGTAGAATGGGTCAATCAGGGAGAGTCAAAGATAAAATTGATGTGCCAGAAATGTGGTAAGGAATTTGATGGAAAAACCTTACTGTCAAAGGAACACACCCATCTTGAAATTGATCCATCAATGATTCTTGGAGTCACCGCATCAATGATACCATATCCTGAGCACAATTCATCACCAAGAGTCACCATGGCATCTGCGATGACTAAACAGAGTATCGGCTTATCAGCAACAAACTTCAGGACAAGAACAGATACAAGAGGACATTTCATGCATTATCCTCAAATCCCAATGGTGAAGACACAGGTAATGGATTATGTGCATTATGATAAAAGACCAGCAGGACAGAATTTTGTGGTTGCCATAGTATCATACCAGGGATACAATATCCAGGATGCTATTGTTTTCAATAAATCTGCTGTAGAGAGGGGTCTTGGAAGAAGTAACTTCTTCAGAACATATACTGCCGAAGAAAGAAGATACCCTGGAGGACAGGAGGATCGATTTGAAATTCCAACACATGACGTAATGGGAGCTAGAATGGAAAACTTCTACATGAATCTTGATCAGGATGGTATTATAAATCCTGAAGCCTATGTTGAAGGTTCTGATGTACTTGTTGGAAAGACATCACCACCAAGATTCCTTGAAGAGGGAAATGAGAGGCTGGGTCCACAAAAGAGGAGAGAATCATCCATAACAATGAGGCCAAACGAAAACGGATATGTGGATAATGTTATACTAACTGTATCAGAAAGCAACAGTAAAATCGTTAAGATTAAGGTGAGAAGTGACAGGATTCCAGAGCTTGGAGACAAATTTGCATCCAGGCACGGGCAAAAGGGTGTAATCGGGGCACTTATTGCCCAGGAGGATATGCCATTCACAGAATCAGGAATTATCCCTGATATTCTCATAAATCCACATGCAATTCCTTCAAGAATGACCATTGGTCATATACTGGAAATGATTGGGGGAAAGGTTGCCTCAATGAGGGGAAGTACTGTAGATGGTACAATATTCAAGGGGGAACCGGAACAGTCCCTAAGAGAAGAGCTTCTGAAATATGGTCTTACCTATGACTGTACTGAAACAATGTATGACGGAATAACTGGAAAGAGACTGGAAGCACAGATATTCACTGGAGTAATATATTACCAGAAACTTCATCATATGGTTGCAGGTAAATTCCATGCAAGATCAAGGGGACCGGTTCAGATACTCACCAGGCAGCCAACAGAAGGTAGGTCAAGACAGGGAGGACTGAGATTTGGTGAAATGGAGAGAGATACCTTAATCGCACACGGAGCTGCCATGGTTATAAAGGACAGACTTCTTGATCAGAGTGATGGCACAATACTGTATGTGTGCGGTAACCAGTCATGCGGTCATATTGCAATTATGGATAGGAGAAAAGGTACTTTGAGATGCCCGGTTTGTGGAAATACTGGAAATATACATCCAGTTGAAACAAGCTATGCATTCAAGTTGATGAGAGATGAACTGATGTCAATGGGTGTAATGATGAGATTAATACTGGGTGATCTGAAATGA